The following are encoded in a window of Sutcliffiella horikoshii genomic DNA:
- the gndA gene encoding NADP-dependent phosphogluconate dehydrogenase, translated as MAKQQIGVIGLAVMGKNLAMNIESRGYSVSVFNRSPEKTEEFLQETEGRNFKGTYSIEEFVQSLESPRKILLMVKAGNPTDATIDSLKPYLDKGDILIDGGNTLYTDTIRRNKELGELGLNFIGTGVSGGEEGALKGPSIMPGGQREAYELVEDILKSISAKVEGDACCTYIGPDGAGHYVKMVHNGIEYGDMQLISEAYFLLKNVLGLSAQELHEVFSEWNKGELDSYLIEITADIFTKVDDETGKPLVDVILDTAGQKGTGKWTSKSALDLGVPLPIITESVFARFISAMKEERVKASGILRGPDAVGFTGDKEAFIESVRKALYMSKICSYAQGFAQLRAASEEYGWDLKYGEIAMIFRGGCIIRAQFLQKIKEAYDREAGLANLLLDPYFKEIVESYQGGLREILGVAIQHGVPVPSFSSALAYYDSYRSETLPANLIQAQRDYFGAHTYQRVDKEGIFHTEWMK; from the coding sequence CAACCGTTCCCCGGAAAAAACAGAAGAATTTCTTCAAGAAACAGAAGGAAGAAACTTCAAAGGTACATACAGCATTGAAGAATTCGTTCAATCACTAGAATCCCCTCGCAAAATTTTACTGATGGTAAAAGCAGGCAACCCTACGGATGCAACAATCGACTCATTAAAACCTTATCTTGATAAAGGTGACATCCTGATTGACGGAGGAAACACGCTTTACACAGATACAATCCGTCGTAACAAGGAACTTGGCGAACTTGGCTTAAACTTTATCGGGACAGGTGTTTCAGGTGGGGAAGAGGGAGCACTAAAAGGACCTTCCATCATGCCTGGTGGTCAGAGAGAAGCTTATGAACTTGTAGAAGACATCTTGAAAAGCATTTCTGCAAAAGTAGAAGGCGACGCTTGTTGCACATACATCGGTCCAGACGGTGCCGGACACTATGTGAAAATGGTGCATAACGGAATCGAGTACGGCGACATGCAACTTATTAGTGAAGCGTATTTCTTGTTGAAGAATGTACTTGGTCTTTCTGCTCAAGAGCTTCACGAAGTGTTCTCTGAGTGGAATAAAGGCGAGCTGGACAGCTACCTGATCGAAATCACAGCAGACATCTTCACAAAAGTGGACGACGAAACAGGCAAGCCACTTGTAGATGTTATCCTTGATACAGCTGGACAAAAAGGTACTGGTAAATGGACAAGCAAGAGCGCATTAGACTTGGGCGTTCCACTTCCAATTATCACAGAATCTGTATTCGCACGTTTCATCTCTGCGATGAAAGAAGAGCGCGTAAAAGCAAGCGGAATTCTTCGCGGACCAGATGCGGTTGGCTTTACGGGAGACAAAGAAGCATTCATCGAGAGCGTGCGGAAAGCACTTTATATGAGCAAAATCTGCTCTTACGCTCAAGGATTTGCACAATTGCGTGCAGCATCTGAAGAGTACGGTTGGGATCTGAAATACGGCGAGATCGCCATGATTTTCCGCGGCGGTTGCATCATCCGTGCCCAATTCTTGCAAAAAATTAAAGAAGCATACGACCGTGAAGCTGGTCTTGCAAACCTATTGCTTGACCCATACTTCAAAGAAATCGTGGAAAGCTACCAAGGCGGCCTTCGCGAAATCCTTGGCGTTGCGATCCAGCACGGCGTACCTGTACCATCATTCTCAAGCGCATTAGCTTACTATGACAGCTACCGTTCTGAGACGTTGCCTGCAAACTTGATCCAAGCGCAGCGCGACTACTTCGGTGCTCATACGTATCAACGTGTGGACAAGGAAGGGATCTTCCATACGGAGTGGATGAAGTAA
- a CDS encoding cyclase family protein: MKVYDVSSPIYTGMPVYKNKPEKQPTQTTNTNGYVTETRLELDVHTGTHVDAPLHMVVDGETIETLPLDKLVGPCKVVDLTGVEDRITVKDIEGLNIQKDDFLLFKTKNSFDEEFNFDFVFVAEDAAAYLAEIGVSGVGVDALGIERSQEGHPTHKTLFANGVIIIEGLRLKDIAEGEYIMCAAPLKLSGVDASPARIVLMDMK, translated from the coding sequence ATAAAAACAAACCGGAAAAGCAACCAACACAAACGACCAACACAAACGGTTATGTAACCGAAACCCGCCTGGAGCTGGACGTCCACACAGGAACACACGTGGATGCCCCGCTTCACATGGTGGTAGATGGAGAGACAATTGAAACCTTGCCATTGGACAAGCTTGTTGGTCCTTGTAAAGTGGTTGACTTGACTGGCGTTGAGGACCGCATTACGGTGAAGGATATTGAAGGACTCAACATTCAAAAGGACGATTTCCTGTTATTTAAAACGAAAAACTCTTTTGATGAAGAGTTCAACTTTGACTTTGTGTTTGTAGCGGAAGACGCTGCGGCATACTTGGCTGAAATCGGCGTAAGCGGCGTTGGTGTCGATGCACTAGGCATCGAGCGCAGCCAAGAAGGCCACCCGACACATAAAACGCTTTTCGCAAATGGTGTAATCATCATTGAAGGCTTACGTTTGAAGGATATCGCAGAAGGCGAGTACATCATGTGTGCAGCGCCATTGAAGCTAAGCGGTGTGGATGCATCACCAGCACGTATAGTATTGATGGATATGAAGTAA